One genomic segment of Bradyrhizobium prioriisuperbiae includes these proteins:
- a CDS encoding ABC transporter ATP-binding protein yields the protein MSAMLDIQDLRAYYGQVQALHGLQFSLNEGSVTTLLGANGAGKTTTLRSICNMIRSTGTIRFEGKPLTGKSTESIVKLGIAHVPQGRGTFTRMTVEENLQLGAITRSDTKAIAGDIERMYGHFPKLRERSSQQAGTLSGGEQQMLAVARALMLRPRLMLLDEPSFGLAPLVVRDLFGILGKINREDKVTILVVEQNAQLALEIAKQAYVIETGRIVMSGDAKEIADNEDIRKSYLGY from the coding sequence ATGAGTGCGATGCTCGATATCCAGGACCTGCGCGCCTATTACGGCCAGGTGCAGGCGCTGCACGGCCTGCAGTTCAGCCTCAATGAGGGCAGCGTGACCACCCTGCTCGGCGCCAACGGCGCCGGCAAGACCACGACACTGCGCTCGATCTGCAACATGATCCGCTCCACCGGCACCATCCGTTTCGAAGGCAAGCCGCTGACCGGCAAGTCGACGGAGAGCATCGTCAAGCTCGGCATCGCGCATGTGCCGCAGGGCCGCGGCACCTTCACCCGCATGACGGTGGAGGAAAACCTGCAGCTCGGCGCCATCACCCGCAGCGACACCAAGGCGATCGCCGGCGACATCGAGCGGATGTACGGACATTTCCCGAAGCTGAGGGAGCGCTCCAGCCAGCAGGCCGGCACGCTGTCCGGCGGCGAACAGCAGATGCTCGCGGTCGCCCGCGCGCTGATGCTGCGGCCGCGCCTGATGCTGCTCGACGAGCCCTCGTTCGGCCTCGCGCCGCTGGTGGTGCGCGACCTGTTCGGTATCCTCGGCAAGATCAACCGCGAGGACAAGGTCACCATTCTGGTGGTGGAGCAGAACGCCCAGTTGGCGCTCGAAATCGCCAAGCAGGCCTATGTCATCGAGACCGGGCGCATCGTGATGTCGGGCGACGCCAAAGAGATCGCCGACAACGAAGACATCCGCAAATCCTATCTCGGATATTAA
- a CDS encoding ABC transporter substrate-binding protein, whose protein sequence is MTTRTTLIGLSAAIAALALSNGAALAQKKYDTGASDTEIKIGNIMPYSGPASAYGVIGKMEAAYFNMINEQGGINGRKINFTSYDDGYSPPKAVEQARKLVESDEVLFVFGPLGTPSNSAIQKYMNAKKVPQLFVATGATKFGESKDFPWTMGWQPAYQSEGRIYAKYLLSTKPDAKIAIMYQNDDFGKDLLKGIKDGLGAKAASMIIAEDSYEVSEPTIDSHIVKLKATGADTFMSLTTPKFSAQAIKKVAELGWKPTYVQSNVGASVGSVLKPAGFENAQDMLTAAYAKDGADSQWDNDEGMKKFYAFLAKYAPDANRTDASVVYGYGQAQTVVQVLKQAGDNLTRENIMKQAASLKDFTLDTLLPGVKINTSATDFYPIEQLQMAKFKGEKWDLFGPIINGEVGG, encoded by the coding sequence ATGACCACGCGTACCACCCTCATTGGCCTGTCGGCAGCAATCGCCGCCCTGGCGCTCAGCAACGGCGCAGCCCTCGCGCAAAAGAAATACGACACCGGCGCATCCGATACCGAGATCAAGATCGGCAACATCATGCCCTACAGCGGCCCCGCTTCGGCCTATGGCGTGATCGGCAAGATGGAAGCCGCCTATTTCAACATGATCAACGAACAGGGCGGCATCAACGGCCGCAAGATCAATTTCACCAGCTATGACGACGGCTACAGCCCGCCCAAGGCGGTGGAGCAGGCCCGCAAGCTGGTGGAAAGCGACGAGGTGCTGTTCGTGTTCGGCCCGCTCGGCACGCCGTCGAATTCGGCGATCCAGAAATACATGAATGCGAAGAAGGTGCCGCAGTTGTTCGTGGCCACCGGCGCCACCAAGTTCGGCGAATCGAAGGACTTCCCCTGGACCATGGGCTGGCAGCCGGCGTACCAGAGCGAAGGCCGCATCTATGCCAAGTATCTGCTGAGCACGAAGCCCGACGCCAAGATCGCGATCATGTATCAGAACGACGACTTCGGCAAAGACCTGCTGAAGGGCATCAAGGACGGCCTCGGCGCCAAGGCCGCGTCGATGATCATCGCCGAAGACAGCTATGAAGTGTCCGAGCCGACCATCGACTCCCACATCGTCAAGCTGAAGGCGACCGGCGCCGACACCTTCATGAGCCTCACCACGCCGAAATTCTCCGCTCAGGCCATCAAGAAGGTCGCCGAGCTCGGCTGGAAGCCGACCTATGTGCAGAGCAACGTCGGCGCATCCGTGGGCAGCGTGCTGAAGCCGGCCGGTTTCGAAAACGCACAGGACATGCTTACCGCTGCTTACGCCAAGGACGGCGCGGATTCGCAGTGGGACAATGACGAAGGCATGAAGAAATTCTATGCTTTCCTGGCCAAATATGCGCCCGATGCCAACCGGACCGATGCCTCGGTGGTCTATGGCTACGGCCAGGCGCAGACCGTGGTGCAGGTGCTCAAGCAGGCCGGTGACAACCTGACCCGCGAGAACATCATGAAGCAGGCCGCCAGCCTGAAGGACTTCACGCTGGACACCCTGCTGCCGGGCGTCAAGATCAACACCAGCGCCACCGACTTCTATCCGATCGAGCAGCTGCAGATGGCGAAGTTCAAGGGCGAGAAGTGGGATCTGTTCGGCCCGATCATCAACGGCGAAGTCGGCGGGTAG
- a CDS encoding branched-chain amino acid ABC transporter permease, protein MTALQETVTEAPAVSVPSKKSMTVSLGASLIMLVLMLLIPLFVKNFVIFQLTMLLVYAIAIIALNLLTGGSGQFSLGQSAFYALGAYTSAILMEHAGINYVLTLPVSGLVCFIFGFLFGLPALRLSGVYLALATFALATAMPQMLKLGVFEHWTGGVQGLVITKPDAPFGLPMSQDMWLYYFTLAVGLLIYIASVNLLNSRSGRAMMAIRDNQIAASALGVNLSLYKTLAFGISAAFTGIAGALGAIVVQFVAPDGYTITLAIAIFLGMVVGGVGWLPGSLAGAAFIVFVPNIAESISKGLSGAVFGVLLIIIIFVVPHGARQVAYTAEALFKKLVGSKS, encoded by the coding sequence ATGACCGCACTCCAGGAAACCGTGACCGAGGCCCCGGCCGTCAGCGTGCCGTCGAAAAAATCCATGACGGTGAGCCTCGGCGCATCGCTGATCATGCTGGTCTTGATGCTGCTGATCCCGCTGTTCGTGAAGAATTTCGTGATCTTCCAGCTGACCATGCTGCTGGTTTATGCGATCGCAATCATCGCACTCAATCTCCTGACCGGCGGCAGCGGGCAATTCTCGCTGGGCCAGAGCGCGTTCTACGCACTCGGCGCCTACACCTCGGCGATCCTGATGGAGCACGCCGGCATCAACTATGTGCTGACGCTGCCGGTCTCGGGCCTGGTCTGCTTCATCTTCGGCTTCCTGTTCGGATTGCCGGCGCTGCGGCTCAGCGGCGTCTATCTGGCATTGGCGACGTTCGCGCTGGCCACCGCCATGCCGCAGATGCTCAAGCTCGGCGTGTTCGAGCACTGGACCGGCGGCGTACAGGGCCTGGTCATCACCAAGCCGGACGCGCCGTTCGGCCTGCCGATGTCGCAGGACATGTGGCTGTATTACTTCACCCTGGCTGTGGGGCTTTTGATCTACATCGCCTCCGTCAATCTGCTGAATTCGCGTTCCGGCCGCGCGATGATGGCGATCCGCGACAACCAGATCGCGGCGTCGGCGCTGGGCGTCAACCTGTCGCTCTACAAGACGCTGGCGTTCGGCATCAGCGCGGCCTTCACCGGCATCGCCGGCGCGCTCGGCGCCATCGTGGTGCAGTTCGTGGCGCCGGACGGCTACACCATTACGCTGGCGATCGCGATCTTCCTCGGCATGGTGGTCGGCGGTGTCGGCTGGCTGCCGGGATCGCTGGCGGGCGCGGCCTTCATCGTGTTCGTGCCGAACATTGCCGAGAGCATCTCCAAGGGCCTGTCGGGCGCCGTGTTCGGCGTGCTGCTGATCATCATCATCTTCGTCGTCCCGCACGGGGCACGCCAGGTGGCCTACACTGCAGAGGCCCTTTTCAAGAAACTGGTCGGCTCAAAAAGCTGA
- a CDS encoding branched-chain amino acid ABC transporter permease, with amino-acid sequence MELFTNQVLAGIATGAIYACMALAVVMIYQAIDHLNFAQGEMAMFSTFIAWQLIQWGVPYWIAFVLTLGISFAGGIIIERSLFKPLANAPILTHVAGFIALFAIINSVAGLTWDFTIKQFPSPFGSRPFLGSQLISTHQAGMIGVTVVLLILLYIFFRFTRIGLAMRAAASLPESARLVGINVGWMIALGWGMASAIGAIAGMLIAPIVFLEPNMMGGVLLYGFASAVLGGLTSPFGAVIGGFLVGVFENLVGTYIPGVGNELKLPIALALIVTVLVVKPNGLFGRAVVQRV; translated from the coding sequence ATGGAGCTTTTTACCAACCAGGTCCTGGCTGGCATTGCGACCGGTGCGATCTACGCCTGCATGGCGCTCGCTGTCGTGATGATCTATCAGGCCATCGACCACCTGAATTTCGCCCAAGGCGAAATGGCGATGTTCTCGACCTTCATCGCCTGGCAACTGATCCAGTGGGGGGTGCCGTACTGGATCGCCTTCGTGCTGACGCTCGGGATCTCGTTCGCCGGCGGCATCATCATCGAGCGGTCGCTGTTCAAGCCGCTGGCCAATGCCCCGATCCTGACCCACGTCGCCGGCTTCATCGCGCTGTTCGCCATCATCAACAGCGTCGCCGGCCTGACCTGGGACTTCACCATCAAGCAGTTCCCCTCGCCATTCGGCTCGCGGCCGTTCCTCGGCAGCCAGTTGATCTCGACCCACCAGGCCGGGATGATCGGCGTCACCGTGGTGCTGCTGATCCTGCTCTACATCTTCTTCCGCTTCACCCGGATTGGCCTGGCGATGCGCGCCGCTGCCTCGCTGCCTGAGTCAGCCCGCCTGGTCGGCATCAATGTCGGCTGGATGATTGCGCTGGGATGGGGCATGGCGTCCGCCATCGGCGCCATCGCCGGCATGCTGATCGCCCCGATCGTGTTCCTGGAACCGAACATGATGGGCGGCGTGCTGTTGTACGGCTTCGCCTCCGCGGTGCTCGGCGGCCTCACCAGCCCGTTCGGCGCCGTGATCGGCGGCTTCCTGGTCGGCGTCTTCGAGAACCTGGTCGGCACCTACATTCCCGGCGTCGGCAACGAACTGAAGCTGCCGATCGCACTGGCCCTGATCGTTACCGTGCTTGTCGTTAAACCCAACGGCCTGTTCGGCCGTGCCGTCGTTCAGCGAGTTTGA